In Siniperca chuatsi isolate FFG_IHB_CAS linkage group LG20, ASM2008510v1, whole genome shotgun sequence, the following proteins share a genomic window:
- the LOC122867904 gene encoding pepsin A-like isoform X1: MPVCRHSGLRVYRVPLEKGKTARELLEEQGLWEEYRLKYPYNPMAKFDERFAVGSESMTNDADLSYYGIISIGTPPQSFKVIFDTGSSNLWVPSIYCNSAACNNHDKFNPGKSSTYRNNGSPLTIQYGTGSMTGYLGYDTVTVGGLAVKNQIFGLSQTEAPFMQYMRADGILGLAYPRLSASGATPVFDNMMNEGLVNQDLFSVYLSANSQQGSVVTFGGVDPNHYYGSITWIPLSSELYWQITVDSVTVNGQVVACSGGCQAIVDTGTSLIVGPQNSISNINSGVGASGQNGDYVVNCNNIAQMPDVTFHIHGQEFTLPASAYVRQSQYYGCRTGFGNGGDSLWILGDVFIRQYYSIFSRAQNMVGLARSR; encoded by the exons ATGCCTGTCTGTAGGCACTCAGGTTTGAGAGTCTACAG GGTCCCTCTGGAGAAGGGTAAGACAGCCAGGGAGTTGCTGGAGGAGCAGGGTCTATGGGAGGAGTACAGGCTCAAGTACCCATACAACCCCATGGCCAAGTTTGACGAGCGCTTTGCAGTGGGCAGTGAGTCCATGACCAACGATGCTGAT CTGTCTTACTATGGAATCATCTCCATTGGAACCCCTCCTCAGTCCTTCAAGGTCATCTTCGACACCGGCTCATCTAACCTGTGGGTGCCCTCCATCTACTGCAACAGTGCAGCCTGCA ACAACCATGACAAATTTAACCCTGGCAAGAGCAGCACCTACAGAAACAATGGCAGTCCTCTCACAATCCAATATGGCACCGGCAGCATGACTGGCTACCTTGGATATGACACTGTGACG gTCGGTGGGCTTGCTGTTAAGAACCAGATCTTCGGCTTGAGCCAGACTGAGGCTCCCTTCATGCAGTACATGCGTGCTGATGGTATTCTGGGCCTGGCATACCCACGCCTGTCTGCTTCTGGCGCGACACCCGTCTTCGACAACATGATGAACGAGGGCCTGGTCAACCAGGACCTCTTCTCTGTGTACCTGAGTGC TAACTCTCAGCAAGGCAGTGTTGTGACCTTCGGTGGTGTTGACCCCAACCACTACTATGGTTCCATCACCTGGATTCCCCTCTCCAGTGAGCTGTACTGGCAGATCACAGTGGACAG TGTTACTGTCAATGGTCAGGTTGTGGCTTGCAGCGGTGGTTGCCAGGCTATCGTTGACACTGGCACTTCTCTGATTGTTGGACCTCAGAACAGCATCAGCAACATCAACAGTGGGGTGGGAGCTAGCGGCCAGAACGGAGAC tATGTTGTCAACTGTAACAACATTGCCCAAATGCCTGATGTGACCTTCCACATCCACGGACAGGAATTCACCCTCCCAGCTTCTGCCTACGTCCGTCAG TCTCAATACTATGGCTGCCGTACTGGCTTTGGCAATGGAGGTGACAGCCTGTGGATCCTGGGTGATGTCTTTATCAGACAGTACTATTCCATCTTCAGCAGAGCCCAGAATATGGTGGGTCTGGCCAGGTCTAGATAA
- the LOC122867904 gene encoding pepsin A-like isoform X2 — translation MKWVFVMCAMVALSECLIQVPLEKGKTARELLEEQGLWEEYRLKYPYNPMAKFDERFAVGSESMTNDADLSYYGIISIGTPPQSFKVIFDTGSSNLWVPSIYCNSAACNNHDKFNPGKSSTYRNNGSPLTIQYGTGSMTGYLGYDTVTVGGLAVKNQIFGLSQTEAPFMQYMRADGILGLAYPRLSASGATPVFDNMMNEGLVNQDLFSVYLSANSQQGSVVTFGGVDPNHYYGSITWIPLSSELYWQITVDSVTVNGQVVACSGGCQAIVDTGTSLIVGPQNSISNINSGVGASGQNGDYVVNCNNIAQMPDVTFHIHGQEFTLPASAYVRQSQYYGCRTGFGNGGDSLWILGDVFIRQYYSIFSRAQNMVGLARSR, via the exons ATGAAGTGGGTCTTTGTTATGTGTGCCATGGTGGCACTGTCTGAGTGCCTCATCCA GGTCCCTCTGGAGAAGGGTAAGACAGCCAGGGAGTTGCTGGAGGAGCAGGGTCTATGGGAGGAGTACAGGCTCAAGTACCCATACAACCCCATGGCCAAGTTTGACGAGCGCTTTGCAGTGGGCAGTGAGTCCATGACCAACGATGCTGAT CTGTCTTACTATGGAATCATCTCCATTGGAACCCCTCCTCAGTCCTTCAAGGTCATCTTCGACACCGGCTCATCTAACCTGTGGGTGCCCTCCATCTACTGCAACAGTGCAGCCTGCA ACAACCATGACAAATTTAACCCTGGCAAGAGCAGCACCTACAGAAACAATGGCAGTCCTCTCACAATCCAATATGGCACCGGCAGCATGACTGGCTACCTTGGATATGACACTGTGACG gTCGGTGGGCTTGCTGTTAAGAACCAGATCTTCGGCTTGAGCCAGACTGAGGCTCCCTTCATGCAGTACATGCGTGCTGATGGTATTCTGGGCCTGGCATACCCACGCCTGTCTGCTTCTGGCGCGACACCCGTCTTCGACAACATGATGAACGAGGGCCTGGTCAACCAGGACCTCTTCTCTGTGTACCTGAGTGC TAACTCTCAGCAAGGCAGTGTTGTGACCTTCGGTGGTGTTGACCCCAACCACTACTATGGTTCCATCACCTGGATTCCCCTCTCCAGTGAGCTGTACTGGCAGATCACAGTGGACAG TGTTACTGTCAATGGTCAGGTTGTGGCTTGCAGCGGTGGTTGCCAGGCTATCGTTGACACTGGCACTTCTCTGATTGTTGGACCTCAGAACAGCATCAGCAACATCAACAGTGGGGTGGGAGCTAGCGGCCAGAACGGAGAC tATGTTGTCAACTGTAACAACATTGCCCAAATGCCTGATGTGACCTTCCACATCCACGGACAGGAATTCACCCTCCCAGCTTCTGCCTACGTCCGTCAG TCTCAATACTATGGCTGCCGTACTGGCTTTGGCAATGGAGGTGACAGCCTGTGGATCCTGGGTGATGTCTTTATCAGACAGTACTATTCCATCTTCAGCAGAGCCCAGAATATGGTGGGTCTGGCCAGGTCTAGATAA